The Deltaproteobacteria bacterium genome window below encodes:
- a CDS encoding peptidyl-prolyl cis-trans isomerase gives MGKRVLLSVGAVLGLVLTTVGAFAPAPHSPPAGAVALVNGKPVPTSELTLALARLYGDDAASLEQRAETLNYLIDQELLVQRGIEIGLLESDHTIRKAVAMATIDAIVAEVLAQEPAEDEVRTFYQSHVSVFSTPARLHLQHLFCDSAIGVEEARACAERTREDLSRGMGLSEVRERYGASVVTAFPDALTPLSVVRRVLGPTLSDAVEALHVGEVAVVPTAGGSAVFRLVDKQEEQPQPYETVQSEVRAEYLRRRRDETLQRSLTRWQSEASLVLSPKALQMRMIGEGEY, from the coding sequence ATGGGAAAGCGAGTCTTGCTGAGTGTAGGAGCGGTGCTGGGGCTGGTGCTCACGACGGTGGGTGCCTTCGCTCCTGCTCCTCATTCCCCTCCTGCCGGGGCAGTGGCGCTCGTCAATGGAAAACCTGTTCCAACGTCGGAGCTGACGCTGGCCCTTGCGCGGCTGTACGGCGATGACGCTGCGTCTCTCGAGCAGCGTGCCGAGACGCTCAACTACCTCATCGATCAAGAGCTGTTGGTGCAGCGCGGTATCGAGATCGGCCTACTGGAGTCGGATCATACCATCCGCAAGGCCGTGGCCATGGCGACGATTGACGCCATCGTTGCTGAGGTGCTCGCTCAGGAGCCCGCCGAAGACGAAGTGCGGACATTTTACCAGTCGCATGTGTCGGTGTTCTCGACACCGGCTCGTCTCCATCTTCAACATCTTTTCTGCGACAGCGCCATCGGTGTGGAGGAAGCCCGCGCCTGTGCCGAACGCACGCGGGAGGATCTCTCGCGGGGTATGGGGCTCTCGGAGGTGCGGGAGCGTTATGGTGCTTCTGTCGTCACTGCTTTTCCCGACGCCTTGACGCCCCTTTCCGTGGTGCGGCGTGTCCTTGGTCCAACCTTGAGCGACGCGGTCGAGGCTCTGCATGTCGGCGAAGTTGCTGTCGTGCCTACGGCCGGCGGCTCTGCGGTCTTCCGTCTCGTGGACAAGCAAGAGGAGCAGCCGCAGCCGTACGAAACGGTGCAGTCCGAAGTGCGGGCCGAATACCTCCGCCGTCGGCGAGACGAGACGCTGCAGCGGTCTCTTACGCGGTGGCAGAGCGAAGCCTCGCTCGTCCTGTCGCCAAAAGCGTTGCAAATGCGTATGATCGGCGAGGGCGAATACTAA
- a CDS encoding amidohydrolase family protein, with translation MMSYDLLIKNGTVIDGSGAARFRADVGIVNGKIAALGKINESAKQVLDAEGHIVAPGFVDAHTHMDAQVFWDPLGTCSCWHGITSVVMGNCGFSLAPCSEKNKLMVMRNLERAEDISPEAMEAGIKWSWTTFPEYLDAVDRLPKGINYSAYMGHSALRTYVMGERAFTDEATPNDLEAMKQEVRNAIRAGAMGFTTSRTRNHQTPDGQPVASRLATWEEVRQLVGVMGDLGAGIFEIATEDTGLAPERIQEFLGRLKALALDTNVPVTFGMFSNRKAPEYWRSYYALANETVAAGGKMFVQAHSRALSVLLSFETVTPFDKLPVWRDIRKLSLAEQEAKLRDPEIRRQLVAAYHNTPRDSRRMVGPEARPANPKWLWVMENPNPPHRSIAEIAAAENKDPIDVFIDAALAKNLKQFFLQPLANEHEGYALEMIKHPNAVVTFSDSGAHVSQIMDSSLQTHMFSHWVREKQALTLEQAVRMLSFVPASYWGLTGRGLLSEGWNADCVVFNPDTISAAMPELTYDLPAGARRLKQKATGIAATVVNGEVVLRNNEHTGALPGKLLRGPLAAK, from the coding sequence ATGATGTCATACGATCTTCTTATTAAAAACGGGACCGTCATCGACGGGTCCGGAGCGGCGCGCTTTCGCGCGGACGTGGGTATCGTCAACGGAAAAATCGCCGCCCTCGGAAAAATCAACGAGAGCGCCAAGCAGGTGCTCGACGCCGAAGGCCATATCGTCGCGCCGGGGTTTGTCGATGCGCATACCCACATGGACGCGCAAGTGTTCTGGGATCCCCTAGGCACCTGCTCGTGCTGGCACGGCATTACCAGCGTGGTCATGGGCAACTGCGGATTTTCTCTCGCACCCTGTAGCGAAAAAAACAAGCTCATGGTGATGCGCAACCTCGAGCGTGCCGAAGATATTTCGCCTGAAGCGATGGAAGCCGGCATTAAGTGGAGCTGGACGACGTTTCCAGAGTATCTCGATGCTGTGGATCGCCTGCCCAAAGGCATCAACTACTCGGCCTACATGGGCCACTCCGCGCTGCGCACCTATGTCATGGGAGAACGGGCCTTTACCGACGAGGCGACTCCTAACGATCTCGAAGCTATGAAGCAGGAAGTGCGCAATGCTATCCGCGCCGGTGCCATGGGTTTCACCACCTCTCGTACCCGCAACCACCAAACCCCAGATGGTCAGCCGGTCGCCAGCCGTCTCGCGACCTGGGAAGAGGTCCGCCAACTGGTCGGGGTCATGGGCGACCTGGGCGCGGGCATTTTCGAAATCGCCACCGAAGATACCGGTCTCGCTCCGGAACGTATCCAAGAATTTCTCGGTCGTCTGAAAGCCCTCGCTCTTGATACTAACGTTCCTGTCACCTTCGGCATGTTCAGCAATCGCAAAGCGCCGGAGTACTGGCGGTCTTACTATGCCCTAGCGAACGAAACCGTGGCTGCTGGTGGCAAGATGTTCGTGCAGGCCCACAGCCGTGCGCTGAGCGTCTTATTGTCATTCGAGACGGTCACGCCGTTCGACAAGCTGCCGGTATGGCGCGATATCCGCAAGCTGTCGTTGGCAGAACAAGAAGCCAAGCTGCGTGATCCTGAAATCCGTCGGCAACTCGTGGCGGCGTATCATAATACGCCACGGGACTCCAGGCGCATGGTTGGACCTGAGGCGCGGCCCGCCAATCCCAAATGGCTGTGGGTCATGGAGAACCCCAATCCGCCGCATCGCTCGATTGCTGAGATCGCAGCAGCCGAGAACAAGGACCCGATCGATGTTTTCATCGACGCAGCGCTGGCGAAGAACCTCAAACAATTCTTCCTGCAGCCGCTGGCGAACGAGCACGAGGGGTACGCTTTAGAGATGATTAAGCATCCCAATGCGGTGGTCACGTTCTCGGACTCTGGTGCGCACGTGTCGCAGATCATGGACTCGTCGCTGCAAACTCACATGTTCAGTCACTGGGTGCGCGAGAAGCAAGCACTGACGTTGGAGCAAGCAGTACGGATGTTGAGCTTCGTCCCAGCGTCGTACTGGGGGCTCACTGGACGTGGGTTGCTGAGTGAAGGATGGAATGCTGACTGTGTCGTCTTCAATCCCGACACGATCTCGGCAGCCATGCCGGAACTGACCTACGATCTACCGGCTGGCGCGCGGCGCTTGAAACAGAAGGCAACGGGCATTGCTGCGACCGTGGTCAACGGTGAAGTGGTGTTGCGCAACAACGAACACACCGGCGCTCTGCCGGGCAAACTGCTGCGCGGGCCGTTGGCAGCGAAGTAA
- a CDS encoding MMPL family transporter — protein sequence MERFYHLIVHRPKSVLLLILLLTGFFVFHARHVHESFSIESLFSPDDPEKQYYEQVRRLFGSDEVGIVGLITDNIYTPEVLQQLKRLTEEVHKVDGVASALSLTNAVDPVADVVDPPLLMPQIPSMTAELQELQRKLADRPLYLGTLVSPDGRAAAINIVFREMNDDEFIQLDIDNQIQALVDREQGPAKVYYVGVPHWKAVFARAMGESSARLDLWAALLVMAGLFLSFRSLRGLLLPVSTGMVSLAWTFGVVGLTGGQLSMGAIITLPILLQVLGLTYAFHIVAEYYELAHSSRAKSEVVLETMRRTSPPILITALITVPGFLSLCLNRLGGIQEMGVYSAAGVIVASFLAMTLTPALLSLLPLPVRHEHLLSPAVSLVLRRLGWVDFRYRRVIIGVSLLLVPLAVWQIFSIQAATGFQAVFRKDDPISRADQAIRPYFGDAVFHVVIDSEEQDRMKQWDTVRKIRDLQLSIDALPKVHKTVSFVDYYLLLDRGIQEGEGGIEVSPEGKIGETPQLTHGSQTTFLDNPEQWKGVLQLLVSRPPSFAPVVNTDFSRANIMLLTTLDSPQDLAATGEKIQQFAHEHLPSDLHVRFVGNSLLQIRIANDFRRGHFQSLALAVGVVFAVMSAIFLSVRVGIIALLPTLFPMVIFLGLIGASGAVLGLGTSTLAIVVLGLAIDYTVHLMTRLSFELRTDAAQEHALLQTLVMVGKPNLYLTVIFCLNFLVSSFAAFAPIRASGLLLAAAMIATLAANVVLLPALLASTRILTVWDLLYTVTQLTQRLEQRVAERTQELQEVNRQLETASRHKSEFLARMSHELRTPMNAIIGFTRLVMRRCKDVLPKREHENLRKVLISSEHLLALINDILDLAKVEAGRMEVHAIRFELDPLLNLCLHTVEPLLKSERLQLVKELEGGIPELFTDQDKLKQILMNLLSNAVKFTEAGTITLTARHQGGQVIIAVADTGIGIPMDQLALVFEEFHQVDSSSTRQYSGTGLGLSISRHFAQLLGGDITIQSTVGVGSTFTVTVPLRYDTALLTTHVAVAPSREALTTAPKTDVVALAIENPAEVNS from the coding sequence ATGGAACGCTTCTATCATCTCATCGTTCACCGTCCGAAGAGTGTGCTCTTGCTCATCCTCTTACTCACTGGTTTTTTTGTCTTTCACGCTCGCCATGTCCACGAATCCTTTTCGATCGAAAGCTTGTTCTCGCCAGATGACCCAGAGAAGCAGTACTACGAGCAAGTCCGTAGGCTCTTTGGCAGTGACGAGGTGGGGATAGTCGGCCTCATCACCGACAACATCTACACGCCCGAAGTGCTGCAGCAACTCAAGCGCCTCACCGAAGAGGTTCACAAAGTGGATGGCGTAGCCTCGGCATTGAGTCTCACCAACGCTGTGGACCCTGTTGCCGATGTGGTCGATCCTCCATTGCTCATGCCGCAGATTCCCTCGATGACGGCGGAACTGCAGGAACTGCAACGCAAGCTGGCGGACAGACCACTGTATCTCGGGACTCTGGTTTCTCCCGACGGCAGAGCTGCGGCGATCAACATTGTCTTTCGCGAGATGAACGATGACGAATTTATCCAGCTAGATATCGATAACCAGATTCAGGCCCTGGTCGACCGCGAACAGGGACCAGCAAAAGTGTACTACGTCGGTGTGCCTCACTGGAAAGCGGTCTTTGCCCGGGCTATGGGAGAGAGTTCTGCTCGTTTGGATTTGTGGGCGGCGCTTCTTGTCATGGCGGGGCTGTTTCTTAGCTTTCGCTCCTTGCGTGGACTACTGTTGCCTGTCTCAACCGGGATGGTCAGTCTTGCCTGGACCTTTGGGGTTGTGGGACTCACCGGCGGCCAACTGAGTATGGGCGCCATTATAACCTTGCCTATTCTTTTGCAAGTGTTGGGGCTCACGTACGCCTTTCACATCGTCGCCGAGTACTATGAGTTAGCCCACTCCAGCCGCGCGAAGAGCGAGGTGGTGCTGGAAACGATGCGTAGAACCAGTCCGCCGATCCTGATTACCGCCCTCATCACTGTCCCAGGTTTCCTCTCTTTGTGTCTCAATCGCCTCGGCGGCATTCAAGAGATGGGAGTCTACTCCGCCGCCGGCGTCATTGTCGCGTCGTTCCTCGCTATGACTCTGACGCCGGCGCTCCTCTCGCTTTTACCACTGCCAGTCCGGCATGAGCACCTGCTCTCACCAGCAGTAAGCCTCGTGTTACGGAGGCTGGGCTGGGTCGACTTTCGCTATCGTCGCGTCATCATTGGCGTCAGTCTTCTCCTCGTCCCCCTGGCAGTGTGGCAGATTTTCTCGATCCAAGCCGCGACAGGTTTCCAGGCTGTCTTCCGTAAAGACGACCCCATCAGCCGGGCCGATCAGGCGATACGCCCTTATTTTGGCGACGCCGTCTTTCACGTGGTCATCGACAGCGAAGAACAAGATCGGATGAAACAATGGGACACGGTGCGGAAGATCAGAGACTTGCAGCTGTCTATCGATGCGCTGCCGAAAGTGCACAAGACCGTCTCCTTTGTCGATTACTACCTGCTCCTCGACCGGGGCATCCAAGAAGGTGAAGGAGGCATTGAGGTTTCTCCCGAAGGGAAGATCGGGGAAACGCCGCAGCTCACGCACGGTAGTCAAACGACCTTCTTGGATAATCCCGAACAATGGAAAGGAGTGCTGCAGTTACTGGTCAGTCGGCCCCCGAGCTTCGCGCCGGTGGTGAACACGGATTTCTCCCGCGCGAATATCATGTTGCTCACGACTCTTGACTCCCCGCAGGACCTCGCCGCCACCGGCGAAAAGATTCAACAGTTCGCCCACGAGCATTTGCCTTCCGATCTCCACGTCCGCTTCGTTGGCAATTCTCTCTTACAGATCCGTATTGCGAACGATTTCCGTCGTGGCCACTTCCAGAGCCTCGCTCTCGCCGTTGGGGTTGTTTTTGCCGTCATGTCAGCGATCTTCCTGTCCGTTCGCGTCGGGATCATCGCCCTGCTCCCCACCCTATTCCCAATGGTGATCTTCCTCGGCCTCATCGGCGCTTCCGGGGCCGTCCTGGGGCTCGGAACCAGCACTTTGGCTATCGTGGTCCTGGGGCTTGCCATTGATTACACCGTCCATCTCATGACGCGGCTGAGCTTTGAACTGCGCACCGATGCGGCGCAGGAGCACGCTCTGTTACAGACCCTGGTTATGGTAGGAAAGCCGAACCTCTACCTTACTGTTATCTTCTGTCTGAACTTTCTTGTTTCCAGTTTTGCTGCTTTTGCCCCCATTCGAGCGTCTGGTCTTCTCCTCGCCGCCGCCATGATTGCGACGCTGGCGGCAAATGTAGTGTTGCTGCCGGCTCTGCTCGCCTCTACCCGCATCCTCACGGTCTGGGACCTCCTGTATACAGTGACGCAGCTCACGCAGAGGCTCGAACAGCGCGTGGCGGAGCGAACCCAAGAGCTACAAGAAGTCAACCGGCAACTAGAGACGGCTTCCCGCCATAAATCGGAGTTTCTCGCCAGGATGTCTCACGAACTGCGCACCCCGATGAACGCTATTATCGGCTTCACCCGCCTGGTCATGCGGCGCTGTAAGGATGTGCTGCCAAAGCGAGAGCACGAGAACCTGAGGAAGGTCCTGATTAGCTCCGAGCACCTTCTGGCGTTGATCAACGATATCCTCGACCTTGCCAAAGTCGAGGCGGGGCGCATGGAGGTGCATGCGATTCGTTTCGAGCTGGATCCCTTGCTCAATCTCTGCCTCCACACGGTCGAGCCGCTGCTCAAGAGCGAACGTCTCCAGCTGGTGAAAGAGCTGGAGGGCGGTATCCCCGAGCTTTTCACCGATCAGGACAAACTGAAGCAGATCCTCATGAATCTTCTGAGTAATGCGGTCAAATTCACCGAAGCGGGGACGATCACGCTCACAGCTCGACACCAAGGTGGGCAGGTTATCATTGCTGTTGCGGACACCGGCATCGGCATCCCCATGGATCAGTTAGCGCTGGTCTTTGAAGAATTTCACCAGGTGGATAGCAGTTCCACCCGGCAGTATAGCGGCACCGGCTTGGGGCTCTCGATCAGCCGCCATTTCGCCCAACTACTGGGCGGAGACATCACGATACAAAGCACGGTTGGGGTAGGCTCGACTTTCACCGTCACCGTTCCGCTGCGCTATGACACTGCCCTGCTGACCACGCATGTTGCTGTCGCACCTTCTCGTGAGGCGCTAACGACGGCACCTAAAACCGATGTGGTCGCGCTAGCCATCGAGAACCCCGCGGAGGTAAATTCATGA
- a CDS encoding DUF29 domain-containing protein, whose protein sequence is MSAAIASQPPLTCSYDEDFYAWAFTTAALLRQRRFADIDIEHLAEEIEDMGKRDRRALESHIHNILLHLLKWRYQSEKRTTSWRQSIRNGRIEMQKLLRDSPSLAGQVAQILEDEYPAARDDVIDETGLSNDTIPPQCPFTSEQVLNAKFWTDT, encoded by the coding sequence ATGAGTGCAGCAATTGCGTCCCAACCCCCTCTCACTTGTTCCTACGACGAAGACTTTTACGCCTGGGCGTTCACGACTGCGGCCTTGCTACGGCAACGACGGTTCGCCGACATCGACATCGAGCATCTCGCAGAGGAGATAGAAGATATGGGGAAACGCGACCGCCGAGCGTTGGAAAGCCACATCCACAACATCCTTCTCCACCTCTTGAAGTGGCGATATCAGTCGGAAAAACGCACTACCTCCTGGCGGCAGTCGATTCGGAACGGCCGCATCGAGATGCAGAAACTCCTCCGCGACAGCCCCAGCTTGGCAGGCCAAGTCGCACAAATCCTCGAAGATGAGTATCCAGCCGCCCGAGACGATGTGATTGACGAAACTGGGCTCAGTAATGACACCATTCCGCCCCAATGTCCGTTTACCTCCGAACAAGTGTTGAACGCAAAGTTCTGGACAGACACCTGA
- a CDS encoding acyl-CoA dehydrogenase family protein yields the protein MDLNYSPEESAFRDEARAWLRDNLPTDLREKVVNYKEMTRDDFLRWHKILAAKKWIAPEWPVEWGGQNWTVVQRYIFEEECAYAGTPPLVPFGLKMCAPVLHRFGTPEQKQRFLPGIYNGEVFWCQGYSEPGSGSDLASLKTSAVRDGDSYIVNGQKIWTTWAHHADWIFCLVRTDPNSPKPQQGISFLLFDMKTPGITIRPLILMDEGHEVNEVFFDDVRVPAENLVHKEGDGWTVAKYLLGHERMGTGGIGGSKRELARVKALAAQQMKNGIPLSEDVRFRDKLARVEVELMALEITNLRFLDQLRGGRDPGADVSLLKIKGTEIQQALTELMVEVAGPMAQPFQPLDAAADFDQFTSRLLPRYFNYRKTTIYAGSNEIQRNIIAKMSLGL from the coding sequence ATGGATCTGAATTATTCCCCTGAAGAATCCGCCTTTCGTGATGAAGCGCGCGCCTGGCTGCGCGACAATCTGCCGACAGACCTGCGCGAGAAGGTCGTGAATTACAAAGAAATGACCAGAGACGACTTCTTGCGCTGGCATAAAATTCTGGCGGCAAAGAAATGGATTGCCCCGGAATGGCCGGTCGAGTGGGGTGGGCAGAACTGGACCGTGGTGCAGCGGTACATTTTCGAGGAAGAGTGCGCTTATGCCGGTACTCCTCCGCTGGTGCCCTTTGGCCTCAAGATGTGTGCCCCGGTGCTACATCGCTTCGGCACGCCGGAGCAAAAACAACGCTTTCTGCCGGGTATCTACAATGGTGAGGTTTTCTGGTGTCAGGGCTACTCCGAGCCGGGCTCGGGGTCGGACCTGGCGTCCCTGAAAACCAGCGCTGTGCGCGACGGCGACTCGTATATCGTCAATGGCCAAAAGATTTGGACCACCTGGGCGCATCATGCCGACTGGATCTTTTGCCTCGTGCGCACGGACCCCAACTCACCCAAACCGCAGCAGGGGATCTCTTTTCTTTTGTTCGATATGAAGACGCCAGGCATTACCATCCGCCCATTGATCCTCATGGACGAAGGGCATGAGGTCAACGAGGTGTTCTTCGACGATGTCCGCGTGCCGGCGGAAAATCTCGTGCATAAAGAAGGTGATGGCTGGACGGTGGCGAAGTACTTGCTCGGTCATGAGCGCATGGGCACCGGCGGCATCGGCGGCTCGAAGCGCGAGTTGGCCAGGGTGAAAGCCTTAGCAGCACAGCAGATGAAGAACGGCATACCTCTGAGCGAAGATGTACGCTTCCGCGATAAACTTGCGCGGGTCGAGGTGGAGCTGATGGCCTTGGAGATCACCAACCTGCGCTTCCTCGATCAGCTCCGTGGCGGCCGCGATCCCGGGGCGGATGTGTCGTTGCTTAAAATCAAAGGCACGGAGATTCAACAGGCGCTGACGGAACTGATGGTGGAAGTTGCGGGACCGATGGCGCAGCCGTTCCAGCCGCTCGATGCGGCGGCGGACTTCGACCAATTTACGTCGCGCCTCCTGCCTCGGTATTTTAATTACCGCAAGACCACCATCTATGCTGGGTCGAACGAGATCCAACGCAATATCATCGCCAAGATGTCACTTGGACTGTAG
- a CDS encoding acyl-CoA dehydrogenase family protein: MNFDYSEEQQLLANSVKQFIAKDYTFEARKEILASSTGYSDQVWVTFAEMGLLGLPFAGEYGGFGGNAVDLMPVMEAIGEGLVLEPYLATVGLGGQLVTRGGAEAQKKAIIPSIVEGKLKLAFAQTERGARYNLAHVATRAAKSGGGYVLNGEKCVVLHGACADKLVVSARTAGDDADANGISLFLIDRNAPGVSLKTYRTADNLRSADLLLANATVPADALLGKEGEALPLIEEVIDYATALLCAEAVGAMRFANSATLEYLKTRRQFGAPIGSFQALQHRMVDMMISYEQAKSMACLASVKVDSAEAAERKHVISAAKIKVADACRHVSQESVQLHGGMGMTEELKVSHTFRRLTIIAQTFGDADHHLDRFAVGA; the protein is encoded by the coding sequence GTGAATTTCGATTACTCTGAGGAGCAGCAGCTCCTAGCGAATAGCGTGAAGCAGTTTATCGCGAAGGATTATACGTTTGAGGCCAGGAAAGAAATCCTCGCCTCCTCGACCGGTTATAGCGATCAAGTATGGGTAACGTTTGCCGAGATGGGATTGTTAGGTTTACCCTTTGCCGGCGAGTATGGCGGCTTTGGCGGGAATGCCGTCGATCTCATGCCGGTGATGGAAGCGATCGGCGAGGGTCTCGTGCTGGAGCCGTATCTGGCCACCGTCGGGCTGGGCGGTCAGCTTGTCACACGCGGAGGCGCAGAGGCGCAGAAGAAGGCCATTATTCCTTCTATCGTCGAAGGGAAACTCAAACTCGCGTTCGCGCAGACCGAGCGCGGTGCTCGCTACAATCTAGCGCATGTCGCGACGCGCGCGGCAAAATCGGGCGGCGGCTATGTCCTGAACGGTGAAAAGTGTGTGGTGCTGCATGGTGCCTGCGCCGATAAACTCGTGGTTTCTGCGCGTACTGCCGGCGACGATGCCGACGCGAACGGTATCAGTCTGTTCCTGATCGACCGCAACGCGCCAGGGGTGTCGCTGAAAACCTATCGTACGGCGGACAATCTGCGCTCTGCCGATTTGTTGCTCGCGAACGCAACGGTGCCAGCCGACGCCTTGCTCGGCAAAGAAGGCGAAGCTCTGCCACTGATTGAGGAAGTGATCGATTACGCAACCGCGCTGCTTTGCGCCGAAGCCGTTGGTGCCATGCGCTTCGCTAATAGCGCGACCTTGGAGTATCTCAAAACGCGGAGACAGTTTGGAGCACCGATCGGCTCGTTCCAAGCGTTGCAACATCGCATGGTCGATATGATGATCAGCTACGAGCAGGCGAAGTCGATGGCCTGCTTGGCAAGCGTAAAAGTCGATAGCGCGGAGGCAGCCGAACGCAAACACGTGATTTCGGCGGCGAAGATCAAAGTCGCCGATGCTTGCCGTCACGTCAGCCAAGAGTCCGTGCAACTGCATGGCGGCATGGGGATGACGGAAGAGCTGAAGGTCAGTCATACTTTCCGGCGGCTCACGATCATTGCGCAAACCTTTGGCGATGCCGATCATCATCTCGACCGTTTCGCGGTTGGTGCGTAA
- a CDS encoding amidohydrolase, which produces MGRTYNVIDSDGHVLEPPDFWGDYIDPAYRDRVPKLLVDTDGKERLLIEGRMIGGAKGLGFAGAIGARQGAASQDIRYIEGRKGGFDPHARIPDLDLDGIDAVFLYPTLGLLSGAIQDAPLAAAVCRAYNRWLADYCKPYPDRLFGVAMLPMQSVEMAIDEMKYARTQLGMRSGFLRPNPYNNRMLSDPIYDPFWTEAQELDFAIGLHEGTGGMPAAGVERFESSGAKHIVSHTVEMMLASLSVIWGGVCERFPRLRFAFLESGGGWIVPWLDRMDRHFDDNGVFNDTTLTMLPSEYFKRQGWISFEPVEGSLSVLAEYLGPRKILWATDYPHPDGFFPGAPKMIADRVPKKYRRQVLAESAIQLYKLN; this is translated from the coding sequence ATGGGCCGAACATATAACGTCATCGATTCCGATGGTCATGTGCTAGAGCCGCCGGATTTTTGGGGAGACTATATCGATCCCGCGTACCGCGACCGCGTGCCGAAGCTCCTGGTCGATACCGATGGCAAAGAACGACTGCTGATCGAAGGCCGCATGATCGGTGGAGCCAAAGGGCTGGGCTTTGCCGGCGCGATCGGTGCCAGGCAAGGCGCTGCCTCGCAGGACATTCGCTATATTGAGGGAAGAAAAGGCGGGTTCGATCCGCATGCCCGTATTCCCGATTTGGATCTCGATGGCATCGACGCTGTGTTTCTCTACCCCACGCTGGGACTGTTGTCCGGCGCGATTCAAGATGCGCCATTAGCTGCTGCGGTTTGTCGCGCTTACAACCGCTGGCTTGCGGACTATTGCAAACCGTATCCGGATCGCCTCTTTGGCGTGGCGATGTTGCCAATGCAATCCGTCGAGATGGCGATCGATGAGATGAAATACGCGCGCACCCAGTTGGGCATGCGTAGCGGCTTCCTCCGGCCTAATCCCTATAACAATCGTATGCTCAGCGACCCGATCTACGACCCGTTCTGGACCGAAGCGCAGGAGCTGGATTTCGCCATCGGTCTGCATGAAGGCACGGGCGGGATGCCAGCGGCTGGCGTCGAACGCTTCGAGAGCTCCGGCGCCAAGCACATCGTTTCTCATACCGTTGAGATGATGCTCGCCAGTTTAAGCGTGATCTGGGGCGGTGTGTGTGAACGATTCCCGAGGCTGCGGTTCGCTTTTCTCGAATCGGGCGGTGGCTGGATCGTGCCCTGGCTCGATCGTATGGATCGTCACTTCGACGATAACGGCGTCTTCAACGACACGACGTTGACGATGCTGCCGAGCGAGTATTTCAAACGACAAGGGTGGATCTCGTTCGAGCCGGTGGAGGGCAGCTTGTCCGTGCTCGCGGAGTATCTTGGCCCCCGCAAGATTCTGTGGGCGACCGATTACCCCCATCCTGACGGGTTCTTTCCCGGAGCGCCGAAGATGATCGCGGATAGAGTGCCGAAGAAGTATCGGCGTCAGGTGTTGGCGGAAAGCGCGATCCAGTTGTACAAGTTGAATTGA
- a CDS encoding response regulator has translation MGKQSKILIVDDEPFNVDYLQQELGDLGYETISATNGQEALEKVATEAPDLILLDVMMPVMDGFTACRLLKENEATQLIPIVIMTVLQETEDRIKGIEAGADDFLSKPVDRRELIARIQTAVKLKQAVERRLRGQGIGDGEQGAENRGRKTKDSRQAEREPPDRVFHREGEYWTIAYQGTVCRVRDTLGLRYLATLLGSPHKQIHVLELVALGEDPPENVTAEERNPAALVEAGLRVSRLGDAGEMLDPQAKAAYKQRLKELREEREAAQAGNDLEHIARVQQEIDFLTEEIVSGVGLGGRDRRAASASERARINVTRAIKAALQRLSTHHPALSLHLTRTINTGTFCSYTPDIQLPSSWRL, from the coding sequence ATGGGCAAGCAGTCGAAAATACTGATCGTCGATGATGAACCCTTTAACGTGGACTATCTCCAACAAGAATTAGGGGACCTGGGCTACGAAACGATCAGCGCAACCAACGGACAAGAAGCCTTGGAGAAGGTAGCGACCGAAGCTCCGGACCTTATCCTCTTGGATGTGATGATGCCGGTCATGGATGGGTTTACCGCCTGCCGTCTCTTGAAAGAGAACGAGGCCACGCAGCTCATCCCGATCGTCATCATGACGGTCCTGCAGGAGACCGAGGATCGCATCAAAGGAATCGAGGCCGGAGCCGACGATTTTCTCAGCAAACCAGTCGACCGACGAGAGCTGATTGCGCGTATCCAGACCGCAGTCAAACTGAAACAAGCGGTGGAGCGAAGATTAAGGGGACAGGGAATAGGGGACGGGGAACAGGGAGCAGAAAACAGGGGACGGAAAACAAAGGACAGTAGACAGGCCGAAAGAGAACCACCAGACCGAGTCTTCCACCGCGAGGGGGAGTACTGGACTATCGCTTACCAAGGGACAGTCTGTCGGGTCAGAGATACTCTGGGTTTGCGCTACTTGGCCACCCTCCTCGGTTCTCCGCACAAGCAGATCCACGTACTTGAATTGGTCGCGTTGGGAGAAGACCCACCTGAAAATGTCACCGCCGAGGAAAGAAACCCAGCCGCATTAGTGGAGGCGGGCCTTCGTGTATCTCGGCTTGGTGATGCCGGGGAGATGCTGGACCCTCAAGCCAAAGCAGCGTACAAGCAGCGGCTGAAAGAATTGCGGGAAGAACGGGAAGCAGCGCAGGCAGGTAACGACCTGGAGCACATCGCACGGGTGCAGCAAGAGATCGACTTTCTGACTGAGGAGATTGTGAGTGGCGTCGGGCTTGGTGGACGTGACCGCCGGGCTGCCTCTGCCTCAGAACGAGCGCGGATAAACGTGACGCGAGCTATTAAAGCCGCTCTGCAAAGGCTCTCCACCCATCACCCAGCGCTGAGCCTTCATCTCACTCGCACCATCAACACTGGAACGTTCTGTTCCTACACTCCTGATATCCAGCTTCCCAGTTCCTGGCGGCTGTGA